Proteins encoded together in one Ictidomys tridecemlineatus isolate mIctTri1 chromosome 3, mIctTri1.hap1, whole genome shotgun sequence window:
- the Tob1 gene encoding protein Tob1, protein MQLEIQVALNFIISYLYNKLPRRRVNIFGEELERLLKKKYEGHWYPEKPYKGSGFRCIHIGEKVDPVIEQASKESGLDIDDVRGNLPQDLSVWIDPFEVSYQIGEKGPVKVLYVDDNNENGCELDKEIKNSFNPEAQVFMPISDPASSVSSSPSPPFGHSAAVSPTFMPRSTQPLTFTTATFAATKFGSTKMKNSGRSNKVARTSPINLGLNVNDLLKQKAISSSMHSLYGLGLGSQQQPQQQQQQQQPSQPPPPPQQQQQQKTSALSPNAKEFIFPNMQGQGSSTNGMFPGDSPLNLSPLQYSNAFDVFAAYGGLNEKSFVDGLNFSLNNMQYSNQQFQPVMAN, encoded by the coding sequence ATGCAGCTTGAAATCCAAGTAGcactaaattttattatttcatatttgtacaATAAGCTTCCCAGGAGACGTGTCAACATTTTTGGTGAAGAGCTTGAAAGACTTCTTAAGAAGAAATATGAAGGGCACTGGTATCCTGAAAAGCCATACAAAGGATCAGGGTTTAGATGTATACACATAGGGGAAAAAGTGGACCCAGTGATTGAACAAGCATCCAAAGAGAGTGGTTTGGACATTGATGATGTTCGTGGCAATCTGCCACAGGATCTTAGTGTTTGGATCGACCCATTTGAGGTTTCCTACCAAATTGGTGAAAAGGGACCAGTGAAGGTGCTTTATGTGgatgataataatgaaaatggaTGTGAGTTGGATAAGGAGATCAAAAACAGCTTTAACCCAGAGGCCCAGGTTTTTATGCCCATAAGTGACCCAGCCTCTTCAGTGTCCAGCTCTCCATCGCCTCCCTTTGGTCACTCTGCTGCTGTAAGCCCTACCTTCATGCCCCGGTCCACTCAGCCTTTAACCTTTACCACTGCCACTTTTGCTGCCACCAAGTTCGGCTCTACCAAAATGAAGAATAGTGGCCGGAGCAACAAGGTTGCGCGTACTTCTCCTATCAACCTCGGCCTGAATGTGAATGACCTCTTGAAGCAGAAAGCCATCTCTTCCTCAATGCACTCTCTGTACGGGCTGGGCCTGGGTAgccagcagcagccacagcagcagcagcagcagcagcagccatcCCAGCCGCCGCCACCaccacagcagcagcaacagcagaaaacctctgctctttctcctAATGCCAAGgagtttatttttcctaatatGCAGGGTCAAGGTAGTAGTACCAATGGAATGTTCCCAGGTGACAGCCCCCTTAACCTCAGTCCTCTCCAGTACAGTAATGCCTTTGATGTATTTGCGGCCTATGGTGGCCTCAACGAGAAGTCTTTTGTAGATGGCTTGAATTTTAGCTTAAATAACATGCAGTATTCTAACCAGCAATTCCAGCCTGTTATggctaactaa